From one Ooceraea biroi isolate clonal line C1 chromosome 7, Obir_v5.4, whole genome shotgun sequence genomic stretch:
- the LOC105277657 gene encoding disks large homolog 5 isoform X4: MASGASSLDSAGSSDGALNMEGDSGSYGSVGSPVGGPECRSDYDGLQAQCDQAMHQLQLLRVKHSDTIRRCEHTMKELEYYRAQHIAVMSQLEATSQESSALRAKYSDLVNDKQRLERDVQTLQQELSELQRLQNQEVLVSDAASNDTMNQHYLSALRKYEAIKDEYDSLRKRYDDLISTHSAAVNKLELSQEEGKRLKKQYDTVLDERNTAIRERNGLKQQCTAAIRQWDIALRERNEYREALAKVQQQHEEAVKEINQAMVLRMKTSKDMKRLTEERNAALQEYSLIMGERDTVHKEIEKLGDDLAQAYAKITHLETQNKQLIDEKKTLSYQIETLKREISSALQDRDDALKMCNELRQKFGDYSEGSNRDYKHHLELHSFSREHNSANKEAEKETNTNNPTRDKEHMDNLEQANLELDKLRKSVDTLQTELEEAIQEAEVSKRRRDWAFSERDKIVLERESIRTLCDRLRKERDRAVSELAGALRDSDDIKKQRNEASKELKDLKEKIEFGDHALRASQVAQIDESSDWEMIPIHVEPGRLCLDSDRGDLGLILVGGRDNPYYPNDSGVYVAQVAQGSALDGKLRVNDCIVRVNNVDCTSASTRVILETLRSSTVNPATLIVKRRRVTRRSLRTTQLSVGTVPHGITLELGIYISKISPGSLAAKDGNLAVGDRVLNINSKPMDTITSVHEAMAILNDDTVDVLTITTLKGIPVPSASSSETMTIDGSFVTEKQKMVNSCSQTEQERIMLKTSSDDYERRYLSTNFADRNTYKASKSVSGEKSSGISNAWDNIREKIDMVRGRKHSKERDDKKKSHRNSSPNTFEQEQDAIAELDSVIDSYHKKASNNGVLKRSKRRGTEKVEKNGGTWPKARGGPLIQNGTGTILHPRKAKERFPLSVLLHPPKYDNLETPLPSFTKTGQIFTQKSFTPAVQFKDIPIDGSKKPPSTEFETGSAEAGRLGSALAPSETSIDFSVKSGGASRDIDSYFTNKRPQKYIPGGSSDTQVTTDMLQHNRAHSQLYSSGIGGSSTSAASSTSGPTPRQQIAAGNFPFPSHHSYAASHLHHPHPHPTQHQNSLPSRYPSPPSLPSALSGESIGLPDARSYCFEPPYSPGPSQSTVATFGHLHTPSVDLHYHKSRALPLGIPCDSTCSHAYEGGTLPGRKEDQRIRIPSNTSVTSKSSVGKLSTGSIERTSERGSPMPTFHVEVLSPGTGSTSGISSAGGTVRGSSGNKRASMPDYCFTKPRPAPGELRRVHIDKSVEPLGIQISCLESGGVFVSTVYEHSLASQVGLQIGDQLLEVCGINMRSATYQLAANVLRQCGNSITMLVQYSPEKYTELEGSASSSSSEAGDRAAAGSRSGSPTPCNSPAAPRKSTVDTLEPAEPERDATITITTTVATVTTTAATTMSSLRVERDMRPSASLDVRSTQEREREMRPSASLDINIRKPELRSAATLDRLTRAQMQRQNAMRSPTQEDQRKPPPAGEPRYLLIETRKCSNLGISLVGGNGVGIFVHTVQPGSLAEEGGMFAGDRILEYNGVDLRQATAEQAALELARPVDKVTMVTQFMPDRYNEVKDKPGDSFYVKALFDRTGEVGDSLQLRFSKDDILYVDNTMFNGTPGHWRAWIVDPTGRKQTCGIIPSKFKIEEELLLRRSLGDLEQDAGKRSNTSARRSFFRRKKQQQRSSSSRDSKELHLTGVNLGWYSDSGTLNEDNLPASYQRVERLEYPTLRPVLIIGPLSESVGTKILQEYPAQFTRCLVEAMHCSHSTLEQGIREGIYVDYRKKGSYFECTTVQAVKDTCDKRTHCILDVSIASLERLHRHQIYPIVLLIKFRDRAQIKEVKDSRYPSDKISTKAAKEMFEQSLKIEAEYRHYISAIIPAGVNMAYICTQVKASVDDEQSKAIWVPRGGP; encoded by the exons ATGGCTTCTGGTGCATCCTCCTTGGATAGTGCTGGGAGTAGTG ATGGTGCACTTAATATGG AGGGAGATAGTGGAAGCTATGGCAGTGTCGGAAGCCCGGTTGGAGGCCCCGAGTGTCGTAGCGATTATGACGGTTTGCAGGCTCAGTGCGATCAAGCGATGCATCAGCTTCAGCTACTTAGAGTTAAACACTCTGATACCATCAGACg gTGCGAGCATACTATGAAGGAGTTGGAATACTATCGAGCGCAACATATAGCAGTCATGAGTCAACTAGAAGCTACATCGCAAGAAAGCTCTGCGTTACGAGCAAAATATAGCGATCTAGTGAACGATAAGCAACGACTAGAGCGAGATGTTCAGACACTGCAACAGGAGCTATCGGAATTGCAGCGCCTACAGAACCAGGAGGTTCTTGTGTCCGATGCTGCTAGCAATGATACTATGAATCAGCATTATCTATCTGCATTGCGAAAATACGAAGCCATTAAGGAcgaatacgattcccttcgaAAGCGATACGACGACTTGATATCGACTCATTCAGCTGCCGTTAATAAG CTCGAGTTATCGCAAGAGGAAGGCAAAAGACTCAAGAAGCAATACGACACCGTCTTGGACGAACGTAATACCGCGATCCGCGAGCGTAACGGTTTGAAGCAACAGTGTACTGCCGCGATTCGTCAGTGGGACATTGctctgagagagagaaacgagtaTCGCGAGGCGCTCGCCAAGGTGCAGCAGCAGCACGAGGAGGCGGTCAAAGAGATTAATCAGGCGATGGTCTTGCGCATGAAGACCAGCAAGGACATGAAACGACTCACGGAAGAGCGAAATGCAGCGCTGCAAGAGTACAGCTTAATTATGGGCGAACGAGACACGGTGCATAAGGAGATAGAGAAGCTGGGCGACGACCTTGCGCAGGCGTATGCGAAGATTACGCACTTGGAGACGCAAAATAAGCAGCTCATCGATGAG AAGAAGACGTTATCTTATCAAATCGAGACGTTGAAGAGAGAAATTTCGTCCGCTCTGCAAGACAGAGACGATGCTCTGAAAATGTGCAATGAGCTACGGCAGAAATTCGGCGATTACTCCGAAGGCTCCAACAGAGACTATAAGCATCACTTGGAGTTGCATTCCTTCAGTCGCGAGCATAACAGTGCCAATAAGGAAGCTGAGAAGGAAACGAACACGAACAACCCGACGCGAGACAAGGAGCATATGGACAATCTCGAGCAGGCCAACCTGGAATTGGATAAGCTCAGGAAATCCGTGGACACGCTGCAAACGGAGCTCGAGGAAGCGATTCAGGAGGCCGAGGTGTCGAAGAGGAGAAGGGACTGGGCGTTCAGCGAGCGCGACAAGATAGTGCTGGAGCGGGAGAGCATAAGGACCCTGTGCGACAGACTGCGGAAGGAGCGCGACCGCGCGGTTTCCGAATTGGCCGGCGCTCTACGCGACTCCGATGACATTAAGAAGCAACGGAACGAGGCGTCGAAGGAGCTGAAGGACTTGAAGGAGAAGATAGAGTTCGGCGATCATGCGTTACGGGCGAGTCAGGTGGCGCAGATCGACGAGAGCAGTGATTGGGAGATGATTCCGATTCACGTGGAGCCAGGCAGACTCTGCCTGGACTCGGATCGCGGTGACCTGGGATTAATCCTCGTCGGTGGTCGCGACAATCCGTACTATCCGAACGATAGCGGCGTCTACGTAGCGCAGGTGGCGCAGGGCAGCGCCCTCGATGGCAAGTTAAGAGTGAACGATTGCATAGTGCGAGTGAACAACGTCGATTGTACGTCTGCATCGACGCGCGTGATCTTGGAGACGCTGCGCTCATCCACCGTGAACCCGGCGACCTTGATCGTAAAGCGGCGCCGAGTAACCAGGCGATCATTGAGAACCACGCAACTGTCGGTCGGTACGGTGCCGCACGGTATTACTTTGGAACTCGGGATCTACATCTCAAAGATATCACCCGGGAGTCTGGCCGCTAAGGACGGGAACCTCGCCGTGGGGGACAGAGTATTAAAT ATTAACAGCAAACCGATGGATACGATAACTTCGGTGCACGAAGCAATGGCCATCTTAAATGACGACACTGTAGACGTGTTGACAATTACGACGCTAAAGGGTATCCCGGTACCTTCCGCCTCCAGTTCGGAAACGATGACGATAGACGGCAGTTTTGTCACGGAGAAGCAGAAGATGGTGAACAGTTGCTCGCAAACCGAGCAGGAAAGAATAATGCTAAAGACGTCATCGGATGATTACGAGAGACGATACCTGTCGACGAACTTTGCTGATCGAAATACTTACAAAGCTTCCAAGTCCGTGAGCGGGGAGAAGTCGAGCGGCATCAGCAACGCTTGGGACAACATCCGGGAGAAGATCGACATGGTGCGTGGTCGTAAGCACAGCAAAGAACGCGACGACAAGAAAAAGAGCCACCGTAACTCTAGTCCAAACACATTCGAGCAGGAACAGGACGCGATAGCGGAGCTCGACTCGGTGATCGATAGCTACCACAAGAAGGCGAGTAACAACGGCGTCCTGAAGCGCAGCAAGCGTCGTGGAACTGAGAAAGTGGAGAAGAACGGCGGCACCTGGCCGAAGGCACGCGGCGGACCCCTCATACAAAACGGGACCGGTACTATATTACACCCGCGCAAAGCAAAAGAGCGTTTCCCTCTCAGTGTACTCCTGCATCCACCGAAATACGATAACT TGGAGACGCCGCTACCGAGCTTCACCAAGACCGGACAGATCTTTACTCAGAAGTCGTTTACGCCGGCAGTACAATTCAAAGACATCCCGATCGACGGTAGCAAGAAACCACCGTCGACCGAGTTCGAAACCGGCTCGGCGGAAGCTGGACGACTCGGCTCCGCGTTGGCGCCGTCCGAGACCAGCATCGACTTCTCGGTGAAGTCCGGCGGCGCCAGCCGCGACATTGACTCGTACTTCACGAATAAACGGCCGCAGAAGTACATACCTGGCGGTAGCAGCGACACGCAAGTAACCACGGACATGCTGCAGCACAACCGCGCGCACTCGCAGCTCTACTCGTCGGGTATCGGCGGCTCGTCCACGTCCGCCGCGTCGTCGACCAGTGGCCCGACGCCGCGCCAGCAGATAGCAGCTGGTAACTTTCCTTTTCCCTCGCATCATTCGTACGCTGCGTCACACTTGCACCATCCACATCCGCATCCCACACAGCACCAAAACTCCCTGCCCTCACGCTACCCCTCGCCGCCGTCGCTACCGTCCGCGCTGTCCGGCGAGTCGATAGGTCTGCCCGACGCACGTTCCTACTGTTTCGAGCCTCCGTACAGCCCCGGACCTTCACAGTCGACTGTGGCCACCTTCGGCCATCTGCACACTCCCTCCGTAGACCTGCACTATCACAAGTCGCGTGCTCTTCCGCTCGGAATACCCTGCGACTCGACCTGTAGCCACGCATACGAAGGCGGCACCCTGCCAGGCAGAAAGGAGGATCAGCGTATACGCATACCATCCAACACCAGCGTCACGTCGAAGAGCAGCGTTGGCAAGCTGTCCACCGGCAGCATAGAGAGGACTTCCGAGCGCGGTAGCCCCATGCCGACGTTTCACGTGGAAGTGTTGAGCCCGGGCACCGGCAGCACCAGCGGCATCAGTagtgccggcggtactgtgagAGGAAGTAGCGGTAACAAGCGCGCTAGCATGCCGGATTATTGTTTCACAAAACCACGTCCAGCACCTGGGGAACTACGTAGAGTGCACATAGACAAGTCCGTGGAGCCGTTAGGTATTCAGATCTCGTGCCTGGAGAGCGGTGGCGTGTTCGTCtccaccgtgtatgagcacaGTCTGGCGTCACAGGTCGGCCTGCAGATCGGCGATCAGCTGTTAGAAGTGTGCGGTATCAACATGCGGAGCGCGACCTATCAGCTGGCCGCCAACGTTTTGCGTCAGTGTGGTAATTCGATTACGATGCTGGTGCAGTACAGCCCTGAAA AATACACCGAGCTAGAAGGCTCGGCATCTTCAAGCTCGTCCGAAGCCGGCGACAGGGCCGCGGCCGGAAGTCGCAGTGGCTCACCAACACCGTGCAACAGTCCGGCAGCACCCCGTAAAAGTACGGTCGACACGTTGGAGCCTGCCGAGCCGGAACGTGATGCCACTATAACCATTACCACTACTGTCGCTACGGTCACCACCACTGCTGCAACTACGATGAGCTCGCTACGCGTCGAACGAGATATGCGGCCGTCCGCCTCGTTGGACGTAAGGAGTACGCAGGAGCGGGAGCGTGAGATGAGACCCTCTGCTTCTCTGGACATCAACATCCGCAAGCCGGAACTCCGTAGTGCTGCTACGTTGGATCGATTGACCCGGGCGCAGATGCAACGGCAGAATGCGATGAGAAGTCCCACGCAGGAGGACCAGAGAAAACCACCGCCGGCCGGCGAGCCCAGGTATCTGCTGATCGAGACTAGGAAGTGCTCGAATCTAGGCATATCTCTGGTTGGTGGGAACGGCGTCGGTATCTTCGTGCATACCGTTCAGCCGGGCAGTCTCGCCGAAGAGGGCGGCATGTTCGCCGGCGACAGGATCCTCGAGTACAATGGTGTAGATCTGAGGCAAGCTACTGCCGAACAAGCTGCGCTCGAACTAGCACGGCCGGTGGACAAGGTGACGATGGTCACTCAATTTATGCCCGATAGGTATAATGAGGTGAAGGACAAACCGGGCGACAGTTTCTACGTGAAGGCGCTGTTCGACCGAACTGGCGAGGTAGGCGACAGTCTGCAGCTCAGATTCAGCAAGGACGACATTCTCTATGTGGATAACACCATGTTCAATGGCACGCCTGGTCATTGGCGCGCCTGGATAGTCGATCCGACCGGTCGTAAGCAGACTTGCGGAATAATCCCCAGCAAATTCAA aattGAGGAAGAATTGCTTCTACGTCGGTCTTTAGGCGATTTAGAACAGGATGCTGGCAAACGCAGCAATACCAGCGCAAGGAGGAGCTTCTTCCGTCGAAAGAAGCAGCAGCAACGATCGTCCAGCAGTAGAGACAGCAAGGAACTGCATCTCACGGGAGTTAACTTGGGATGGTACAGCGACAGCGGAACATTAAACGAAGACAATCTTCCGGCAAGTTATCAACGCGTCGAAAGACTTGAAT ATCCCACTCTCAGACCGGTGCTAATCATTGGCCCGCTCAGCGAATCCGTAGGGACGAAAATTCTGCAAGAATACCCAGCACAGTTTACCAGATGTCTGGTGGAAGCGATGCACTGTTCGCACTCGACCTTGGAGCAAGGTATACGTGAAGGAATTTACGTGGATTACAGGAAAAAAGGCAGCTACTTTGAGTGCACGACAGTGCAAGCGGTTAAAGATACATGCGACAAG CGTACGCACTGTATTTTGGATGTGTCGATCGCTTCCCTCGAAAGGCTTCACAGACATCAAATTTATCCCATCGTTTTGTTAATCAAATTCCGGGATAGAGCGCAAATTAAGGAGGTGAAAGATTCAAGGTACCCGAGCGACAAAATCAGTACAAAGGCCGCGAAAGAGATGTTCGAGCAGTCGCTCAAGATAGAAGCGGAATATAGGCATTACATTTCTG CCATTATTCCAGCGGGCGTGAATATGGCATATATATGCACACAAGTGAAAGCCTCGGTAGACGATGAACAAAGCAAAGCAATATGGGTTCCTAGAGGGGGTCCCTGA